The proteins below come from a single Triticum aestivum cultivar Chinese Spring chromosome 5D, IWGSC CS RefSeq v2.1, whole genome shotgun sequence genomic window:
- the LOC123121192 gene encoding alpha-1,3-arabinosyltransferase XAT3-like, which produces MAKVWQIDRVSRMVSSESGDQSCGGGQVGATTGKTSDPVVEAPPSPASGDEMPDKFVDANRALKNGKGFLATNVGMDGSLIKSDADVAAPRSKLSCNFSSYRTNMCAMQGDVRLHGKTATVYVVSASDDNRPDNGTVVIRPYPRKWETPTMQLVRGVTIRWRAPPGPGAPRCTVTYDIPAVVFSTGGYGVNIFHAITDIIMPLYNTAREYDGRVRLVATNYDRKWITKYRHALSMLSIYPIIDFDTDNEVRCFPSVHVGTESHKELGIDSALSGKGYTMLGFRGLLRSAYSLKREWVTPKNGVRPRLVMVLRRNSRALTNEAEVLAAGTEVGFEVVAAGPEVVRDLAKFAQTVNSCDVLVGVHGAGLSNMVFLPHNDTVVQIVPWGEMKWPAWTSYGEPVAPMGLRYVEQETTAEETTLKYVYPRNHTVFTDPVSLHKQGFNMLWETFLNGQNVTLDVDRFRGVLQQIYRSVTIT; this is translated from the exons ATGGCCAAGGTTTGGCAGATCGATCGGGTGTCAAGGATGGTTTCGTCCGAGTCCGGGGATCAATCATG cggcggcgggcaggtcggggcaaCGACAGGGAAGACCTCAGATCCGGTCGTCGAAGCACCCCCTTCTCCGGCGTCGGGCGACGAGATGCCCGACAAGTTCGTCGATGCAAACAGAG CTCTCAAAAATGGGAAGGGGTTCCTGGCCACGAACGTGGGAATGGATGGTTCTTTGATAAAATCAG ATGCTGACGTAGCCGCACCAAGGAGCAAGTTAAGTTGCAACTTCAGCAGTTATCGCACGAACATGTGTGCCATGCAAGGTGACGTCCGTCTGCACGGCAAAACCGCCACTGTCTACGTGGTCTCAGCGTCCGATGACAACCGGCCAGACAATGGGACGGTCGTGATCCGCCCGTACCCGCGCAAATGGGAGACACCGACGATGCAGCTGGTCCGTGGGGTGACCATCCGTTGGAGAGCCCCACCGGGACCGGGTGCGCCACGGTGCACGGTGACCTACGACATCCCAGCGGTTGTCTTCTCCACCGGTGGCTACGGCGTCAACATCTTCCACGCCATTACCGACATCATCATGCCTCTCTACAACACAGCGCGGGAGTACGATGGCCGCGTCCGGCTCGTGGCCACTAACTACGACCGCAAATGGATCACCAAGTACCGTCACGCCCTCTCCATGCTCTCCATCTACCCGATCATCGACTTCGACACCGACAACGAGGTGCGCTGCTTCCCGTCGGTGCATGTCGGAACGGAGAGCCATAAGGAGCTAGGGATTGACTCGGCTCTCTCCGGCAAGGGCTACACAATGCTGGGCTTCCGGGGCCTGCTCCGGTCGGCTTACTCTCTGAAGCGTGAGTGGGTGACCCCCAAAAACGGTGTCAGACCTCGTCTCGTGATGGTGCTGCGAAGGAACTCGAGGGCGCTGACGAACGAGGCGGAAGTTCTGGCAGCTGGCACCGAGGTTGGCTTCGAGGTGGTAGCTGCGGGGCCGGAGGTGGTGCGCGACCTGGCCAAGTTCGCACAGACGGTGAACTCGTGTGACGTGTTGGTGGGCGTGCACGGTGCGGGGCTCAGCAACATGGTGTTCCTCCCGCACAACGACACGGTGGTGCAGATCGTCCCTTGGGGCGAGATGAAGTGGCCGGCCTGGACCTCCTACGGCGAGCCGGTGGCTCCCATGGGGCTTCGGTACGTCGAGCAGGAGACCACCGCcgaggagaccacgctcaagtacGTGTACCCGAGGAACCACACCGTCTTCACCGATCCCGTCTCCCTACACAAACAGGGATTCAACATGTTGTGGGAGACCTTCCTCAATGGGCAGAACGTCACCCTCGACGTCGACCGCTTCAGAGGGGTCCTGCAACAGATCTACCGGTCCGTTACCATCACATAA